The Vibrio agarivorans genome window below encodes:
- the dapB gene encoding 4-hydroxy-tetrahydrodipicolinate reductase yields the protein MVKIAVAGAAGRMGRNLVKATLSNQQARLGSGSERPESSLVGVDVGELCGEGRLDIALVDSLENSIDEFDVIIDFTAPASTLANLELCKAHGKKIVIGTTGFSDEERALIDQFAQDIPVVMAPNYSVGVNLVFKLLEKAAKVMGDYTDIEIVEAHHRHKVDAPSGTAIGMGEAIAGAMGNNLNDVAVYAREGITGERTKDEIGFATIRAGDIVGEHTAMFADIGERVEITHKATDRMTFANGAVKAAVWLNEKPAGFYTMTDVLDLNNL from the coding sequence ATGGTTAAAATTGCAGTGGCAGGTGCCGCTGGTCGAATGGGCCGCAACCTTGTTAAAGCAACACTAAGCAATCAACAAGCCCGTTTAGGCTCAGGCTCTGAGCGTCCAGAATCATCGTTGGTTGGCGTCGATGTCGGTGAACTTTGTGGTGAAGGACGCCTTGATATCGCTCTAGTGGATAGCCTAGAAAATAGCATTGATGAGTTTGATGTCATTATCGATTTTACTGCTCCAGCAAGTACGCTGGCGAATCTTGAACTGTGTAAAGCGCACGGCAAAAAAATTGTGATTGGTACTACCGGTTTTAGTGATGAAGAGCGCGCCCTTATTGACCAGTTTGCTCAAGACATTCCGGTGGTTATGGCTCCAAACTACAGCGTCGGTGTTAACCTTGTATTCAAACTGCTTGAGAAAGCGGCCAAAGTTATGGGTGACTATACTGATATTGAAATTGTAGAAGCGCACCATAGACACAAAGTCGATGCACCATCAGGAACGGCTATCGGTATGGGTGAAGCGATTGCCGGAGCGATGGGTAACAATCTTAACGATGTGGCAGTGTATGCTCGTGAAGGTATCACGGGAGAGCGCACAAAAGACGAGATCGGCTTTGCAACCATTCGAGCTGGTGACATCGTGGGTGAACATACCGCCATGTTTGCTGACATTGGTGAGCGCGTTGAGATCACACACAAGGCAACAGATCGCATGACGTTTGCAAACGGTGCCGTAAAAGCTGCAGTATGGTTAAACGAAAAGCCAGCGGGTTTCTACACCATGACGGATGTGTTAGACCTCAATAATCTATAA
- a CDS encoding ArsR/SmtB family transcription factor, translated as MDMQQLEQNSAQAVIVLKAMANERRLQILCLLLDTELSVGQISAQLDLSQSALSQHLAWLRRDGLVETRKEAQTVYYSLKSREVKALITVLHQLYCEPQ; from the coding sequence ATGGATATGCAGCAGTTGGAGCAAAATTCAGCGCAAGCGGTCATTGTATTGAAGGCAATGGCAAACGAACGTCGTTTGCAGATATTATGCTTGCTTCTTGATACTGAACTGTCGGTAGGGCAAATCAGCGCACAGTTAGATTTAAGTCAGTCTGCTCTGTCTCAGCACCTAGCTTGGTTGCGTCGAGATGGTTTAGTCGAGACAAGAAAAGAGGCGCAAACGGTGTATTACTCACTCAAGAGCCGAGAGGTGAAGGCGCTGATTACGGTATTGCATCAACTGTATTGCGAACCACAGTAA
- the nhaR gene encoding transcriptional activator NhaR, giving the protein MSHLNYNHLYYFWMVCKQGSVTKAADALFLTPQTVTGQIKALEERVDGKLTKRNGRSVEPTELGQLIFKYADRMFGLSYEMLDIVNYSQRSNLLFDVGVADALSKRLVSKILMSTVPQDNSIHLRCFESTHEMLLEQLSQHKLDIILSDCPVDSSQSPGLFSKKLGESHMSFFSIGHVGEKDFPAILEKRKLLIPGSRTAMGRKVLQWFDRQGLTPNILGEFDDVALMKAFASYHSDALFLAPTVYQSEVEKEFPLQIVGHLDEIREEYYVIFAERMIQHPAVKNICDADYSELFK; this is encoded by the coding sequence ATGTCTCATCTCAATTATAATCACCTCTATTACTTCTGGATGGTTTGCAAACAAGGATCCGTAACGAAAGCCGCTGATGCTTTGTTCCTGACGCCTCAGACAGTGACTGGGCAGATCAAGGCACTAGAAGAGCGAGTGGATGGCAAACTCACCAAGCGCAACGGCCGTAGCGTTGAGCCAACGGAGTTAGGTCAGCTGATATTTAAATATGCCGATCGGATGTTTGGTTTGAGCTATGAGATGTTGGATATCGTTAACTACAGTCAACGCTCCAACCTACTGTTTGATGTTGGTGTAGCCGATGCGCTTTCTAAGCGTTTAGTGAGTAAGATCTTGATGTCGACGGTACCACAAGACAACAGCATCCACTTACGCTGTTTTGAATCGACGCACGAGATGCTGCTTGAGCAGTTATCTCAGCATAAGCTAGACATCATTTTGTCTGACTGCCCGGTTGACTCAAGCCAGAGCCCTGGACTCTTTAGTAAGAAACTCGGTGAGTCTCATATGAGCTTCTTCTCAATCGGCCATGTGGGGGAGAAAGATTTCCCTGCTATTCTAGAGAAACGCAAATTGCTTATCCCAGGAAGTCGAACGGCGATGGGGCGCAAAGTACTGCAATGGTTTGATCGCCAGGGGCTAACGCCAAATATTTTAGGTGAGTTTGATGATGTTGCGCTGATGAAAGCCTTTGCAAGCTATCACAGTGATGCATTATTTCTGGCACCAACAGTCTATCAATCAGAGGTAGAGAAAGAGTTCCCACTTCAAATTGTGGGGCATCTGGATGAAATTCGAGAAGAGTACTATGTCATCTTTGCTGAGCGAATGATTCAACACCCTGCAGTGAAGAATATTTGTGACGCGGATTACTCAGAGTTGTTTAAATAG
- the carB gene encoding carbamoyl-phosphate synthase large subunit, whose product MPKRTDIKSILILGAGPIVIGQACEFDYSGAQACKALREEGYRVILVNSNPATIMTDPEMADATYIEPIQWEVVRNIIAKEKPDAVLPTMGGQTALNCALDLEKHGVLEEFGVEMIGATADAIDKAEDRSRFDKAMKSIGLECPRADTAKTMEEAYKVLDMVGFPCIIRPSFTMGGTGGGIAYNKEEFEEICRRGLDLSPTNELLIDESLIGWKEYEMEVVRDKADNCIIVCAIENFDPMGIHTGDSITVAPAQTLTDKEYQLMRNASLAVLREIGVETGGSNVQFGINPKDGRMVIIEMNPRVSRSSALASKATGFPIAKIAAKLAVGFTLDELMNDITGGATPASFEPTIDYVVTKIPRFNFEKFAGANDRLTTQMKSVGEVMAIGRNQQESLQKALRGLEVGATGFDEMVDLDAPDALTKIRHELKETGAERIWYIADAFRAGMSVDGVFNLTQIDRWFLVQIEDIVKLEQELKAKGFAGLNKEALNKLKRKGFADARLSKILGVSESEIRRLRDQYDIHPVYKRVDTCAAEFSSDTAYMYSSYDDECEANPSDKKKIMILGGGPNRIGQGIEFDYCCVHASLALREDGYETIMVNCNPETVSTDYDTSDRLYFEPVTLEDVLAIARVEKPTGVIVQYGGQTPLKLARALEAAGVPIIGTSPDAIDRAEDRERFQVAVDRLGLLQPENATVTTMEQAVEKSREIGFPLVVRPSYVLGGRAMEIVYDEQDLRRYFNEAVSVSNESPVLLDSFLDDAVEVDIDAICDGERVVIGGIMEHIEQAGVHSGDSACSLPAYTLSAEIQDVMREQVEKLAFELGVRGLMNTQFAVKNNKVYLIEVNPRAARTVPFVSKATGAPIAKIAARVMAGQSLEAQGFTKEIIPPYYSVKEVVLPFNKFPGVDPLLGPEMRSTGEVMGVGATFAEAYAKAELGCGNVYPEGGRALLSVREGDKQRVVDLASKLTKLGYQLDATHGTAVILGEAGINPRLVNKVHEGRPHILDRIKNNEYTYIVNTAAGRQAIEDSKVLRRGALAEKVNYTTTLNAAFATCMAHTADAKSTVTSVQELHAQIKNA is encoded by the coding sequence ATGCCAAAACGTACTGACATTAAAAGTATTCTAATTCTTGGTGCTGGCCCGATCGTTATCGGTCAAGCATGTGAGTTTGACTACTCTGGTGCTCAAGCTTGTAAAGCACTGCGTGAAGAGGGTTACCGAGTTATCCTAGTGAACTCTAACCCAGCAACAATCATGACTGACCCAGAGATGGCGGATGCGACTTACATCGAGCCAATTCAATGGGAAGTTGTGCGTAACATCATCGCCAAAGAGAAGCCTGATGCTGTTCTACCGACTATGGGTGGTCAGACGGCTCTTAACTGTGCACTTGATCTTGAAAAGCACGGTGTGCTTGAAGAGTTTGGTGTAGAGATGATCGGCGCGACAGCTGATGCAATTGATAAAGCGGAAGACCGCTCTCGCTTCGATAAAGCGATGAAATCAATTGGTCTTGAGTGTCCGCGTGCTGATACTGCGAAGACAATGGAAGAGGCTTACAAAGTTCTCGATATGGTTGGCTTCCCTTGTATCATCCGTCCATCATTCACTATGGGTGGTACTGGTGGTGGTATCGCTTATAACAAAGAAGAGTTCGAAGAGATCTGTCGTCGCGGTTTAGATCTTTCTCCGACTAATGAACTTCTTATCGATGAATCACTTATCGGTTGGAAAGAGTACGAGATGGAAGTGGTTCGTGACAAAGCGGACAACTGTATCATCGTATGTGCGATTGAAAACTTTGACCCAATGGGTATCCACACAGGTGACTCAATCACAGTAGCACCAGCTCAAACGCTAACAGACAAAGAATACCAGCTGATGCGTAACGCATCTCTAGCGGTATTGCGTGAGATCGGTGTGGAAACAGGTGGTTCAAACGTACAGTTTGGTATCAACCCGAAAGATGGCCGTATGGTTATCATCGAGATGAACCCACGTGTATCTCGCTCTTCTGCTCTAGCGTCTAAAGCAACAGGTTTCCCAATCGCTAAGATTGCAGCGAAACTAGCTGTTGGCTTCACGCTAGATGAGCTAATGAATGACATCACAGGTGGCGCAACACCAGCATCATTCGAGCCAACAATCGACTACGTAGTAACTAAGATTCCTCGTTTCAACTTCGAGAAATTTGCAGGTGCTAACGACCGTCTAACCACACAGATGAAGTCAGTTGGTGAAGTTATGGCTATCGGCCGTAACCAGCAAGAATCTCTACAAAAAGCACTGCGTGGCCTAGAAGTTGGCGCGACTGGCTTTGATGAGATGGTTGACCTAGATGCACCTGATGCGCTAACTAAGATTCGTCACGAATTGAAAGAAACTGGCGCAGAGCGTATCTGGTACATCGCAGATGCATTCCGTGCAGGTATGTCTGTAGATGGCGTATTCAACCTAACGCAAATTGACCGCTGGTTCCTAGTTCAAATCGAAGACATCGTGAAACTAGAGCAAGAGCTGAAAGCGAAAGGCTTTGCTGGTCTCAACAAAGAAGCGTTGAACAAGCTTAAGCGTAAAGGTTTTGCTGACGCGCGCCTATCTAAGATTCTAGGTGTTTCTGAAAGTGAAATTCGTCGTCTACGCGACCAGTACGATATTCACCCAGTCTACAAACGTGTAGATACCTGTGCGGCTGAGTTCTCTTCTGATACTGCTTACATGTACTCATCTTACGATGACGAGTGTGAAGCGAACCCATCAGACAAGAAGAAGATCATGATCCTTGGTGGCGGTCCAAACCGTATCGGTCAAGGTATTGAATTTGACTACTGTTGTGTACACGCGTCTCTAGCACTGCGTGAAGACGGTTACGAAACCATCATGGTGAACTGTAACCCAGAGACAGTATCAACAGATTACGACACATCTGATCGTCTGTACTTCGAACCAGTAACACTGGAAGATGTTCTCGCTATCGCTCGCGTTGAGAAACCAACTGGCGTTATCGTTCAGTACGGTGGTCAAACACCACTGAAACTGGCTCGCGCACTTGAAGCGGCTGGCGTGCCAATCATCGGTACTAGCCCTGACGCAATCGACCGAGCAGAAGACCGTGAGCGTTTCCAAGTTGCGGTTGACCGTCTAGGTCTGCTTCAGCCAGAGAACGCGACAGTAACAACAATGGAGCAAGCGGTGGAGAAATCTCGCGAAATCGGCTTCCCACTGGTTGTGCGTCCTTCTTACGTACTTGGTGGTCGTGCGATGGAAATCGTATACGACGAGCAAGACCTACGTCGTTACTTCAACGAAGCAGTAAGCGTATCGAACGAATCTCCAGTTCTTCTTGATAGCTTCCTAGATGACGCAGTAGAAGTGGACATCGATGCTATCTGTGACGGTGAGCGTGTCGTAATCGGCGGTATCATGGAGCACATCGAGCAAGCAGGTGTTCACTCTGGTGACTCTGCATGTTCTCTTCCTGCGTACACGCTAAGCGCAGAAATCCAAGACGTAATGCGCGAGCAAGTTGAAAAGCTAGCGTTTGAGCTGGGTGTACGCGGTCTAATGAACACGCAGTTTGCTGTTAAGAACAACAAGGTTTACCTCATTGAAGTAAACCCACGTGCTGCACGTACAGTACCGTTCGTATCTAAAGCAACAGGTGCGCCAATCGCGAAGATTGCAGCACGTGTAATGGCGGGCCAGTCTCTAGAAGCTCAAGGCTTCACTAAAGAGATCATCCCACCTTACTACTCTGTTAAGGAAGTCGTACTGCCGTTCAACAAATTCCCAGGTGTTGACCCACTGTTAGGCCCAGAAATGCGCTCTACTGGTGAGGTTATGGGTGTTGGTGCGACGTTTGCTGAAGCTTACGCGAAAGCAGAACTAGGTTGTGGCAATGTTTACCCAGAAGGTGGTCGTGCACTACTGTCTGTTCGTGAAGGCGACAAGCAGCGCGTAGTAGACCTAGCGTCTAAGCTAACGAAGCTTGGCTACCAGCTAGATGCAACACACGGTACTGCGGTAATCCTTGGTGAGGCGGGTATCAACCCACGCCTAGTGAACAAGGTACACGAGGGTCGTCCACACATTCTTGACCGTATCAAGAACAATGAGTACACCTATATCGTGAACACGGCAGCAGGTCGTCAAGCGATTGAAGACTCTAAAGTACTGCGTCGTGGCGCTCTAGCAGAGAAAGTGAACTACACAACAACGCTAAATGCGGCGTTTGCAACATGTATGGCACACACTGCTGATGCGAAATCGACAGTAACTTCGGTACAAGAGCTACACGCTCAGATTAAGAACGCTTAA
- a CDS encoding NADP-dependent oxidoreductase, translating to MSTQKEIRLIARPDERGIGAHLFELAQTPVPSVKAGEVLIKQTHMSLDPAMIGWMHPDTESYIPPVALGDVMRSSGFGEVVESQHPDFSVGDKVLGMMGWREYFVSNGQGINKLQADMNAEMALSVFALPGLTATQGLFNIGKPQAGETLVVTGAAGSVGSIVGQLAKADGLRVIGVVGSEEKADWIVNELGFDGAINYKSEHLSQQLTELTPDGIDVFFENTGGPIQHHIFERMNTHGRIVVCGMIADYTTNEPALAPNWIPMIKKRLTMQGFAMPDHFHQVPQLLEKLTPYVMQGKVKYRAHTLQGLESAMEGLNLFFSGENKGKLIVEL from the coding sequence ATGTCAACTCAAAAGGAAATTCGCCTAATTGCTCGCCCAGATGAAAGAGGTATTGGTGCACACTTATTTGAACTTGCACAGACACCTGTTCCGAGCGTGAAAGCAGGTGAAGTGCTCATCAAACAAACTCATATGTCACTCGACCCTGCAATGATTGGCTGGATGCACCCTGATACTGAAAGTTATATTCCCCCGGTCGCTCTGGGTGATGTCATGCGATCAAGTGGTTTTGGTGAGGTGGTTGAGTCGCAGCACCCTGATTTCTCTGTGGGGGATAAAGTTCTCGGTATGATGGGATGGCGAGAATACTTCGTTTCAAACGGCCAAGGCATTAACAAGCTCCAAGCCGATATGAATGCTGAGATGGCTCTTTCGGTATTTGCACTTCCAGGACTGACCGCAACACAGGGTTTGTTCAATATCGGCAAACCACAAGCAGGCGAAACATTGGTTGTTACTGGTGCAGCCGGTTCAGTCGGTTCGATTGTAGGACAACTTGCAAAAGCTGATGGCTTACGAGTGATTGGTGTCGTTGGGAGTGAAGAAAAGGCGGACTGGATAGTCAATGAACTTGGGTTTGATGGCGCGATCAACTATAAGTCCGAACACTTATCTCAACAGCTCACTGAGCTAACACCTGATGGCATCGATGTGTTCTTTGAGAATACTGGCGGCCCAATCCAGCATCATATTTTTGAACGCATGAACACCCATGGTCGCATTGTGGTATGTGGCATGATTGCTGACTACACAACGAATGAGCCTGCACTTGCACCCAATTGGATACCGATGATCAAAAAGCGTCTCACTATGCAAGGGTTTGCCATGCCTGATCACTTCCATCAAGTGCCACAACTATTAGAAAAACTCACGCCGTACGTCATGCAAGGAAAAGTGAAATACCGCGCTCACACACTGCAAGGCTTAGAAAGTGCAATGGAAGGACTCAATTTGTTCTTCAGTGGCGAGAACAAAGGAAAACTAATCGTCGAGCTATAA
- the carA gene encoding glutamine-hydrolyzing carbamoyl-phosphate synthase small subunit, translating into MSKSALLVLEDGTVFHGESIGADGSAVGEVVFNTSMTGYQEILTDPSYSQQIVTLTYPHIGNTGTNSEDEESSSIHAQGLVIRDLPLIASNFRNEQSLSDYLKSQNIVGIADIDTRKLTRILREKGAQNGCIVAGNNIDEALALAKAKEFPGLKGMDLAKEVTTQEAYEWKQGSWTLEGGLPEAKADSELPFHVVAYDFGAKRNILRMLVDRGCRLTVVPAQTPAEEVLAMNPDGVFLSNGPGDPAPCTYAIEATKVFLDKGLPIFGICLGHQILALASGAQTVKMKFGHHGANHPVKDLDRDVVMITSQNHGFAADEETLPENLRATHKSLFDGTLQGIHRTDKPAFSFQGHPEASPGPHDAAPLFDHFIELIKEHKA; encoded by the coding sequence TTGAGTAAGTCAGCACTGCTAGTCCTAGAAGATGGGACAGTATTCCACGGTGAATCCATTGGCGCAGATGGTTCTGCTGTTGGTGAAGTCGTTTTTAATACCTCGATGACGGGGTACCAAGAAATCCTCACTGATCCTTCCTATTCTCAACAAATCGTTACCCTTACTTACCCTCACATTGGCAATACCGGAACCAATTCCGAAGATGAAGAGTCTTCTTCAATCCACGCACAAGGCCTTGTGATCCGCGATCTTCCTCTTATCGCTTCTAACTTCCGTAATGAACAGTCTCTTTCTGACTATCTTAAGTCGCAAAACATTGTAGGTATTGCTGACATTGATACTCGTAAACTGACGCGTATCTTACGTGAGAAAGGTGCACAGAATGGTTGTATCGTAGCAGGTAACAATATCGATGAAGCTTTAGCATTAGCAAAAGCGAAAGAGTTCCCAGGCCTTAAAGGCATGGATCTCGCGAAAGAAGTAACAACTCAAGAAGCATACGAGTGGAAACAGGGTTCTTGGACTCTTGAAGGTGGCCTGCCTGAAGCAAAAGCAGACAGTGAATTACCTTTCCACGTTGTCGCTTACGATTTTGGTGCAAAACGCAACATCCTTCGCATGCTGGTTGACCGCGGCTGCCGCCTAACAGTGGTTCCTGCGCAAACTCCTGCAGAAGAAGTGCTAGCGATGAACCCAGATGGCGTGTTCCTTTCAAACGGCCCTGGTGACCCAGCACCTTGTACTTACGCTATCGAAGCGACGAAAGTATTCCTAGATAAAGGTCTACCAATCTTCGGTATCTGTCTAGGCCACCAAATTCTTGCACTGGCGTCTGGTGCGCAAACAGTGAAGATGAAGTTTGGTCACCACGGTGCAAACCACCCGGTTAAAGACCTTGACCGTGATGTCGTGATGATTACCTCTCAAAACCACGGTTTTGCCGCAGACGAAGAGACGCTTCCAGAGAACCTACGTGCAACGCACAAATCTCTGTTTGATGGCACACTGCAAGGTATTCACCGCACAGATAAGCCAGCGTTCAGCTTCCAGGGTCACCCTGAAGCGAGCCCAGGTCCACACGATGCAGCGCCATTGTTTGACCACTTCATCGAATTAATCAAAGAACACAAAGCGTAA
- a CDS encoding Na/Pi symporter has translation MNQANTTAAPVSAKTNLLRWANLAFMLYLLLVSVSMVGSGFKLATGDQAKALFEFASHPIAGLMIGLVATALTQSSSTVSSIIVGLVAGGLPVQIAIPMVMGANIGTTMTNTLVSLGHVRCNTEFKRAFSSATIHDIFNLLAVLIFLPLEIMFGILDKISHWLVSPFMSTGDISMKGLNFIGPMTKPIVSAIQTPLEGMGNTTGGLLLIALGIFTIISAITVMGKLMKKLMVGRARDILKSAIGRGPMHGIASGTAVTVLVQSSSTTTSLIVPLVGSGVLKVREVYPFTVGANIGTCITALLAATAVTGEFAVFALQIALVHLVFNVLATLVIFVVPVLREIPVKGADYIAELAVKNKLIVAAYLLSIFVLLPGLILALTA, from the coding sequence ATTAACCAAGCGAACACGACAGCAGCACCTGTGTCAGCTAAGACAAATTTACTGCGCTGGGCAAACTTGGCATTCATGTTGTACTTGCTACTTGTTTCGGTATCAATGGTAGGAAGTGGCTTCAAACTCGCAACAGGCGATCAAGCAAAAGCACTGTTTGAATTTGCATCACACCCGATTGCAGGTCTAATGATTGGCTTAGTCGCCACCGCTCTTACACAGTCTTCTAGTACAGTAAGCTCAATCATTGTTGGCCTTGTGGCTGGTGGTCTACCAGTACAGATAGCAATTCCTATGGTTATGGGTGCGAACATTGGTACCACAATGACCAACACACTGGTTAGCCTTGGCCATGTGCGTTGTAACACTGAATTTAAGCGTGCGTTCTCTAGCGCGACCATCCACGACATCTTTAACCTGCTGGCGGTATTGATCTTCCTACCACTAGAAATCATGTTCGGTATTTTGGATAAGATCTCTCACTGGTTAGTATCACCGTTCATGTCTACGGGTGACATCAGCATGAAAGGGCTTAACTTTATCGGCCCAATGACAAAACCTATTGTATCGGCAATCCAAACACCACTTGAGGGTATGGGCAACACGACAGGCGGCCTTCTTCTTATTGCATTAGGTATCTTCACTATTATCAGCGCGATTACTGTAATGGGTAAATTAATGAAGAAGCTGATGGTAGGTCGAGCTCGTGACATTTTGAAGAGCGCGATTGGCCGTGGTCCAATGCACGGTATCGCTTCTGGTACAGCTGTCACCGTATTGGTGCAATCTTCTTCTACGACAACGAGCCTAATCGTTCCGCTAGTTGGCTCTGGCGTGTTAAAAGTACGCGAAGTATATCCGTTCACTGTGGGCGCAAACATCGGTACTTGTATCACAGCACTGCTTGCGGCAACTGCAGTAACGGGAGAGTTTGCGGTCTTTGCTCTACAAATCGCTCTGGTTCACCTTGTGTTTAATGTATTGGCAACATTAGTTATCTTCGTTGTACCTGTGTTGCGTGAGATTCCAGTGAAAGGTGCCGACTACATCGCAGAACTGGCGGTTAAAAATAAACTCATTGTAGCGGCCTATCTACTCAGTATCTTTGTTCTACTGCCTGGGTTAATCCTAGCATTGACAGCTTAA
- the mutT gene encoding 8-oxo-dGTP diphosphatase MutT — protein MKRIHIVAGIIFNQDKSQVYITKRPDDKHKGGFWEFPGGKVELGEAVDCAMARELFEEIGIEVTQQTHFQHLEFDYSDKSLKFDFICVNEFTHQPYGKEGQEGRWVAIKDLSSFAFPEANIPILERVIEEFGGES, from the coding sequence GTGAAACGTATTCATATTGTGGCAGGAATAATCTTCAATCAAGATAAGAGTCAGGTGTATATCACCAAGCGACCTGATGATAAGCACAAGGGGGGCTTTTGGGAGTTTCCAGGTGGCAAAGTCGAGTTAGGAGAAGCGGTTGATTGTGCTATGGCCCGAGAGCTGTTTGAAGAAATCGGGATTGAAGTGACTCAACAGACACACTTTCAACACTTAGAGTTTGACTATAGCGACAAGTCACTCAAGTTCGATTTTATCTGCGTTAATGAGTTTACTCATCAACCTTATGGGAAAGAGGGGCAAGAAGGGCGATGGGTAGCCATCAAGGATCTGTCATCGTTTGCCTTCCCTGAAGCAAATATCCCAATTCTTGAGCGAGTAATTGAGGAATTCGGTGGCGAAAGCTAA
- a CDS encoding Na/Pi symporter, whose product MINQATSTAVAGASSKNWLRWANLAFMLYLLLLAVSMVGSGFKMATGDQAKVLFEFASHPVAGLMIGLVATALIQSSSTVTSIIVGLVAGGLPVETAIPMVMGANIGTTVTNTLVSLGHVRCQEEFKRAFASATIHDFFNLLAVAIFLPLEMMFGILDKISHWLVSPFLSTGDMSIKSLNFIKPITKPVVSAIQEPLSSFGSTIGGVALIALGIAVVFVSITFMGKLMKSLMVGRARDILKGAIGRGPLHGIVSGSIVTVLVQSSSTTTSLMVPLVGSGVLKVREVYPFTLGANIGTCITALLAATAVSGEFAVFALQIALVHLVFNILATVFIYGIPFLRELPVKGADLISDMAVKNKTVVAAYLASVFVVMPGLILALTA is encoded by the coding sequence ATGATTAACCAAGCGACCTCGACAGCAGTAGCAGGAGCGAGTAGCAAAAACTGGCTACGCTGGGCTAACTTGGCTTTCATGTTATATCTATTGCTACTTGCTGTATCGATGGTAGGTAGTGGGTTTAAGATGGCGACTGGCGACCAAGCCAAAGTACTATTTGAGTTTGCATCACACCCTGTTGCTGGACTTATGATTGGTTTGGTAGCGACTGCACTAATTCAATCATCGAGTACTGTCACATCGATCATTGTCGGTCTTGTAGCGGGTGGTTTACCCGTTGAAACGGCAATCCCTATGGTAATGGGCGCAAACATCGGTACAACCGTCACTAACACTTTGGTTAGCCTTGGTCACGTTCGTTGCCAAGAGGAGTTTAAGCGTGCATTTGCGAGTGCAACAATTCATGACTTCTTCAACCTACTTGCGGTAGCGATCTTCCTACCACTCGAGATGATGTTTGGCATCTTAGACAAGATTTCACACTGGTTGGTCTCACCGTTCCTATCAACGGGTGATATGAGCATTAAGAGCTTAAACTTCATCAAACCAATTACGAAACCTGTTGTGAGTGCGATTCAAGAGCCACTATCATCTTTCGGCTCGACAATCGGTGGTGTAGCACTTATTGCACTCGGTATTGCTGTTGTCTTTGTCTCTATTACATTTATGGGTAAATTGATGAAGAGCCTAATGGTTGGTCGCGCTCGTGACATCCTAAAAGGTGCAATTGGTCGTGGTCCTCTACACGGAATCGTATCGGGTTCAATTGTCACTGTTCTCGTACAGTCTTCTTCAACAACAACTAGCTTGATGGTCCCACTTGTGGGTTCAGGTGTATTGAAAGTACGTGAGGTTTACCCATTCACTTTAGGCGCGAACATCGGCACGTGTATTACAGCACTGCTTGCAGCAACAGCAGTATCAGGCGAGTTTGCAGTGTTTGCTCTACAGATTGCCTTAGTGCACCTCGTATTCAACATCCTAGCGACAGTGTTTATCTACGGCATCCCATTCCTGCGAGAGCTACCTGTGAAAGGCGCTGACCTCATCTCAGATATGGCAGTGAAGAACAAAACCGTAGTTGCCGCTTACCTAGCCTCCGTGTTTGTGGTTATGCCGGGCTTGATTCTAGCACTAACCGCGTAG